The sequence GGGTGCGCATCACCCGCCTCGCCAGCGGGCTGCCGGTCGGCGGTGATCTCGACTACGCCGACGAAGTGACCCTCGGTCGCGCCTTCGCCGGCCGTCGCGACGTACGCGCCTGATTCGCCGGACGGCGAGGTCGTCGCGCGGGCGCCACGGAGCCGGCGCGTCGCCGGCCCGACACACGGTGCAACCTCTCGGGAGAGCTGTGCGTCTGGCGGGCCGAGAGCGCACCACCGGGGTGCGCACCCGCCCACGAGAACCGCCATGTCTCGCTCCTCCCGCTCCTTCCTCCTGCTCGCCGTCGTCGCCGTGACCGCCGTGGCGTGCGGCACCGCCGACGCGCCGCACGACGCGCTCGCCGCCCAACCCGTCGCCGCTCCGGTCGCCGCCCCGGCACCCGAACCAACCCCCGAGGCCGACCCCGAAGCGGCTGCGGACCCGGCTCCGGAACCGGACGCCGATCCCGCACCCGCGGCGCCGGCTCCCGCCCCCGCACCGGCCGGTCCCGCAGCGGCCCCTGCACCGGCACCTACGCCGGAGCCGACCGCTGCGCCGGTGGCCGACGCCGACCGCGTCCACGTCTTCGGCTTCGTCCGTGGTGTCGACGCCGCCGGCTTCCCCGCCACCGTGACCTTCGACGAGGCCCGTCTGTTGGACGGCGTGGAGGCCGAGACGGCGTTCGTCGCCGACCACGGTGAACTTCCCGAAGGTGGCCTGCCCAACGACTACTACATCTCCAACCCCGAACCCGAGCTCACCACCCTGCCGCTGGCCGGGAACGTGGTGATCGTCCTCGTCGCCCCCGACGGGGCCGAGACCGTCATCAGCCCGCAGGCCTGGCAGCGGCACGTGAAGGTCAACGCCGACGGCGAGGCGACCTTCTACGAGCCCTACCACTTCGTCCTCGTCGACGGCACGATCGTCGAGGTGAGGGCCCAGTACCTGCCCTGACCAGCGCCATCGACGCCCCCACGACGGCCGGGTGCCGCGCGACGGCGACCGCCACGACGTGGTCGAGATGAAGACCGCGGCCCGGTTGCGTAGGCTGGCGGCGCCCCCACCGGTGTCAGACCCGACCGGGGCGCCGCTACGTCGCGCACCCGAGCCCCGGTGACGGGCCTCGCACGACCCGGCGCACGAGCGGCTCCATGACCACCGCTCACACGAAGGCCCACACCCCGTGCCCATCGTCGTGCAGAAGTACGGCGGGACCTCCGTCGGTGACGTCGACCGCATGAAGCGCGTCGCCGACCGCGTCTCGCGCTCGCATCGTGGCGGCAACCAGACCGTCGTCGTCGTGTCCGCCATGGGCAAGACGACCGACGACCTGGTCGCCATGGCGGCGCGGATCAGCGAACGTCCCCCCGAGCGCGAACTGGACATCCTGCTGACGGCCGGCGAGCGGATCTCGATGTCGCTGCTCGCCATCGCGCTCGCGGAGCGGGGTGTCCCCGCCAAGTCGTTCACCGGCTCGCAGGCGGGGATCATCACCGACGCGGTGCACGGCAAGGCGCGGATCGTCGACATCACGCCGGGCCGGGTCCAGTCGGCACTCGACGAGGGCAACGTCGTCATCGTCGCGGGGTTCCAGGGTGTCAGCCAGGACACCAAGGACATCACCACGCTCGGCCGCGGCGGCTCGGACACCACGGCGGTCGCGCTCGCCGCGGCGCTCGGCGCCGACGTCTGCGAGATCTACACCGACGTCGACGGCGTGTTCACCGCGGACCCACGCATCGTCACCGACGCCCGCAAGCTCGACTTCGTCTCCTACGAGGAGATGCTGGAGATGTCGGCGCAGGGTGCCGGCGTGCTGCAGGTCCGCTCGGTCGAGTTCGGACGCAACCACGGCGTACGCATCCACGTGCGTTCGTCGTTCAGCTACACGGCCGGCACCTGGGTCGGCCCGGAGGAGGACAAGGTGGAGGACGCGATCATCTCCGGTGTCGCCCACGACACCTCCGAGGCGAAGGTCACGGTGCACGGCGTGCCTGACACCCCGGGCGTCGCCTCGCGCATGTTCAGTGCGCTGGCGCAGACCAATGTCAACATCGACATGATCGTCCAGAACGTCTCGCTGGACGGCCGGACCGACATCTCGTTCACCCTGCCGCGCGGCGACCAGGCGATGGCCCTGTCGGTGCTCGAGCCGCTGGCGACCGAGATCGGCGCCGCCGGCGTCAACGTCGACGACAACATCGCCAAGGTGTCGCTCGTCGGCGCCGGCATGAAGACCCACCCCGGTGTCGCCGCGAAGATGTTCGGCGCGCTGTCGGCGGCGGGCGTCAACATCGAGATGATCTCGACCTCGACCATCCGGGTGTCGGTGGTGGTGTCGAAGGACCAGGTCGAAACGGCCGTCCTCGCCGTGCACGATGCGTTCGGCCTCGCCGAGCACGAGGTCATCGAGGAGAGCAACTGATGGCTGCCAAGGTCGCCCTCGTCGGCGCAACCGGAGCGGTCGGCCGCGAGATGCGCCGCCTGCTCGAGTCGCGCGACTTCCCCATCGACGGCGAGCCGGTCTACCTCGCCTCGGAACGCTCCGCCGGTACGAAGCTGCCGTGGCGGGACGGCGAGGTCGAGGTCCGGGCCATCAGCGCCGACGCGTTCGACGGCGTCGACATCGCCCTGTTCTCCGCCGGCGGGTCGCGCTCGAAGGAGTGGGCGCCGATCGCCGCCGAACGCGGTGCCGTCGTGATCGACAACTCCTCGGCGTTCCGCATGGACGACCAGGTGCCACTGGTCGTCAGCGAGGTGAACCCCGATGCGGCGCGCAACCGCCCCAAGGGCATCATCGCGAACCCGAACTGCACCACGATGGTGCTCATGGTCGCCGCGAAGCCGCTGCACGACGCGCTCGGCCTGACCGACGTCGTCGCGACCTCCTACCAGGCGGCTGGCGGCGCGGGACAGTCGGGCATCGCCGAGCTGCTCGAGCAGACCGTCAAGCTGGCCCAGGACCCCGAACTGCTGCGCACCGACGGGGCGGCCGCCGAGGCCAGCGTCGAGGCCTCGGC comes from Egicoccus sp. AB-alg6-2 and encodes:
- a CDS encoding aspartate kinase, whose amino-acid sequence is MPIVVQKYGGTSVGDVDRMKRVADRVSRSHRGGNQTVVVVSAMGKTTDDLVAMAARISERPPERELDILLTAGERISMSLLAIALAERGVPAKSFTGSQAGIITDAVHGKARIVDITPGRVQSALDEGNVVIVAGFQGVSQDTKDITTLGRGGSDTTAVALAAALGADVCEIYTDVDGVFTADPRIVTDARKLDFVSYEEMLEMSAQGAGVLQVRSVEFGRNHGVRIHVRSSFSYTAGTWVGPEEDKVEDAIISGVAHDTSEAKVTVHGVPDTPGVASRMFSALAQTNVNIDMIVQNVSLDGRTDISFTLPRGDQAMALSVLEPLATEIGAAGVNVDDNIAKVSLVGAGMKTHPGVAAKMFGALSAAGVNIEMISTSTIRVSVVVSKDQVETAVLAVHDAFGLAEHEVIEESN
- a CDS encoding aspartate-semialdehyde dehydrogenase; translated protein: MAAKVALVGATGAVGREMRRLLESRDFPIDGEPVYLASERSAGTKLPWRDGEVEVRAISADAFDGVDIALFSAGGSRSKEWAPIAAERGAVVIDNSSAFRMDDQVPLVVSEVNPDAARNRPKGIIANPNCTTMVLMVAAKPLHDALGLTDVVATSYQAAGGAGQSGIAELLEQTVKLAQDPELLRTDGAAAEASVEASAFSRAIAFNVLAHCGNFTDARHTDEEWKLVNESRKILSLPALRVSPTCVRVPVVVGHAINARLSFADPVSREAALDALQDAPGLVVVDGVDREGEQLAYPTPLASAGRDEVFVGRIREDLADPHSLNIFVVGDNLLKGAALNAVQIAELVLAE